One window of the Mixophyes fleayi isolate aMixFle1 chromosome 6, aMixFle1.hap1, whole genome shotgun sequence genome contains the following:
- the CDC42EP4 gene encoding cdc42 effector protein 4, translating to MPILKQLVTNPNASKRRSRADLTAEMISAPLGDFRHTMHIGRAGDAFGDTSFLSKGDEPPEPEESTSKPGLLSRHFRSSKRSLSVTRTDRRDMLGSLRDSALFVKNAVSLPQLTEKEAEKSSSRKKMPKSLSSSPVKKMPEEQQHINGASASSPVPIQEPTLAEVDFGEITELREIAPKSSYGMKHAESIMSFHVDLGPSMLGDILSVMDKDQWEQDLDRSLDELDGNGASYSQSSVSSRQTGPSSVIPATQVPDHESLPMSRRNHKSKPTKDSHSVSRGTSGILEEKPRRARDFSFMDEEEEEDEIRV from the coding sequence ATGCCGATTCTGAAGCAGCTGGTCACAAATCCCAATGCATCCAAGAGGCGCTCACGGGCAGACCTCACAGCGGAAATGATTAGTGCACCCCTGGGAGATTTCCGTCATACCATGCACATAGGACgggcaggagatgcttttggagACACATCATTTCTGAGCAAAGGAGATGAGCCGCCAGAACCAGAAGAATCTACCTCCAAACCAGGGCTTTTATCGCGACACTTCCGAAGCAGCAAACGCTCTCTTTCAGTGACACGAACCGATCGCAGAGACATGCTAGGGTCACTCAGGGACTCTGCCCTCTTTGTGAAGAATGCTGTCTCATTGCCACAGCTCACTGAAAAGGAAGCAGAGAAGAGTTCATCCAGAAAAAAGATGCCCAAAAGTCTATCCTCCAGCCCCGTCAAGAAGATGCCTGAAGAGCAACAACACATAAATGGGGCTTCTGCTAGCAGCCCAGTACCCATTCAAGAACCCACTTTAGCAGAGGTAGATTTTGGAGAAATTACAGAGCTGCGAGAGATAGCCCCCAAGAGCAGCTATGGCATGAAACATGCAGAGTCTATCATGTCATTTCACGTTGACTTGGGCCCATCCATGTTAGGAGATATATTGAGCGTCATGGACAAGGATCAGTGGGAGCAGGATCTTGATCGCAGTCTTGATGAGCTGGATGGGAATGGGGCAAGCTATAGCCAAAGTTCTGTATCTTCAAGGCAGACGGGTCCTTCTTCAGTAATTCCTGCAACACAAGTTCCTGATCATGAAAGTCTTCCCATGTCTAGAAGAAACCATAAGAGTAAGCCCACCAAAGACAGCCATTCAGTTTCCAGGGGTACGTCAGGAATACTAGAGGAGAAACCAAGGAGAGCAAGAGACTTTTCCTTCATggatgaagaagaagaggaggatgaGATAAGGGTGTAG